The Hahella sp. HNIBRBA332 genome window below encodes:
- a CDS encoding HAD family hydrolase, with protein sequence MTDMRLYRPEAVFFDLDGTLIDTAPDFFRVMNMQRSQRGMPDMAYEAVRKTVSDGARAMVKLSFAMEETDADFESLRQELLDLYLRHIAVDSRLFAGFEALLTLMEDQGVRWGVITNKPRLYSEALLEALDLSPRMAALVCPDDVSRTKPDPEPMLLASRLADCDPQKCWYVGDHIRDIQAGANAGMFTIAAAYGYLDEPEAALAWNADHVAHSVEDVAALLKQVL encoded by the coding sequence ATGACGGATATGCGACTTTACCGTCCGGAAGCCGTGTTCTTTGACCTGGACGGCACCTTAATCGACACCGCCCCCGACTTCTTTCGGGTGATGAACATGCAACGCAGTCAGCGCGGCATGCCAGACATGGCGTATGAAGCCGTGCGTAAAACAGTGTCTGACGGAGCCCGCGCCATGGTGAAACTGTCTTTCGCCATGGAAGAAACGGACGCTGATTTCGAGTCCCTGCGTCAGGAGCTACTGGACCTGTACCTACGCCACATCGCCGTCGACAGCCGTCTGTTCGCGGGCTTTGAAGCGCTGCTGACGCTGATGGAGGATCAAGGCGTTCGCTGGGGCGTCATCACCAACAAACCCAGACTGTACAGCGAAGCGCTGCTGGAAGCGTTGGACCTGAGCCCCCGCATGGCCGCACTGGTATGCCCCGACGACGTGTCCCGCACCAAGCCGGATCCCGAACCTATGTTACTGGCCTCGCGTCTGGCGGACTGCGACCCACAGAAATGCTGGTATGTCGGCGATCACATACGCGACATTCAGGCGGGCGCCAATGCAGGCATGTTCACCATCGCCGCCGCCTACGGCTACCTGGACGAGCCCGAGGCGGCCCTGGCCTGGAATGCGGACCACGTGGCGCACTCTGTGGAGGATGTCGCCGCCCTGCTGAAACAAGTGCTTTGA
- the ccmI gene encoding c-type cytochrome biogenesis protein CcmI translates to MTVFWLAIVLIAVLAIAIIAVPLLSILKSGSQGAGARRDTANVALFEDRLTELRAELKAGQISDTEFHDLHIELEKSLLNDAEPGAQNTAYRSSRMRQILVLVLVVVGVPVTALLMYQQFGDYKGLRQVEWMKETRLQLALAGNDPEEILRRLRDRLLEQPDNIEGWALLGRSLMTMQRYVEAEEAFRQLAELLTAEGENPAGAHGLRAQALFFKEGRLSAPVRAALEQALKTDPNEGSSLSILGVAAFQEQRYAEAAKFWRRIIELNPNDPNAAAIRNGVARAEQLAAEQADQQPAQTAGGASLQLQVSLGESLNGKAEPGDTVFILARPADGTRMPLAVVRKTVGELPVSVTLDDSMAMGPMAKLSSAETVEVVARVSKSGSPQPQPGDLQGIVGPIQLRAQSEPLNLVIDQLVQ, encoded by the coding sequence ATGACAGTATTCTGGCTGGCTATCGTCCTTATTGCGGTATTGGCGATAGCGATCATCGCCGTTCCTTTGTTGTCCATCCTGAAATCCGGTTCACAGGGCGCTGGCGCGCGTCGTGACACCGCCAACGTAGCGTTGTTCGAAGATCGTCTAACCGAGTTGCGTGCGGAGCTGAAGGCCGGACAAATCAGCGATACGGAATTTCACGATCTGCATATTGAACTGGAAAAGTCGCTGTTGAACGACGCTGAGCCGGGCGCGCAGAATACAGCGTATCGCAGCAGCCGCATGCGGCAGATTCTGGTGCTGGTTCTGGTGGTGGTGGGCGTTCCCGTGACAGCGCTGCTGATGTATCAGCAGTTCGGCGACTATAAAGGCCTGCGTCAGGTGGAGTGGATGAAAGAGACTCGCCTGCAGTTGGCTCTGGCGGGAAACGATCCTGAAGAGATTTTGCGTCGATTGCGTGATCGTCTATTGGAGCAGCCGGATAATATCGAAGGTTGGGCGCTATTGGGTCGCTCCCTGATGACCATGCAGCGTTACGTGGAAGCAGAGGAGGCGTTTCGCCAATTGGCGGAGCTGCTGACGGCGGAGGGCGAGAACCCCGCTGGGGCTCATGGGCTGCGTGCGCAGGCGCTGTTCTTCAAGGAAGGGCGTTTGAGCGCTCCGGTCAGGGCGGCTCTGGAGCAGGCTCTGAAAACCGATCCCAATGAAGGTAGCTCACTGAGTATTCTTGGCGTGGCGGCGTTTCAGGAACAACGTTATGCTGAAGCCGCTAAGTTCTGGCGCCGTATTATTGAACTGAACCCGAACGACCCGAATGCCGCGGCGATTCGCAATGGCGTAGCGAGAGCGGAGCAATTGGCTGCGGAGCAAGCGGATCAGCAACCCGCGCAGACGGCAGGCGGAGCCAGTCTGCAATTGCAAGTCAGTCTGGGTGAAAGTCTGAACGGCAAGGCTGAGCCCGGCGATACCGTGTTTATCCTCGCGCGGCCAGCAGACGGTACGCGCATGCCGTTGGCGGTGGTGCGTAAAACCGTGGGTGAATTGCCTGTCAGCGTCACCCTTGACGATTCAATGGCCATGGGGCCGATGGCGAAGCTATCCTCCGCGGAAACGGTGGAAGTGGTGGCGCGCGTGTCCAAATCCGGTTCGCCACAGCCTCAGCCAGGCGACCTGCAGGGCATTGTAGGTCCGATCCAATTACGCGCGCAAAGTGAGCCGCTCAATCTGGTGATTGATCAGTTGGTGCAATAA
- a CDS encoding ATP-binding protein → MQEPIIPENETQRLACLHSLCILDTEPEQRFDRITRLAASLFNVPIALVSLVDAERQWFKSKVGLSAAETGRNISFCGHAILQREVLYVPNALKDPRFSDNPLVSGPPYIRFYAGAPLSLDDTHRIGTLCLIDVRPRRFSPEQLQRLQDLAGWVERELHMLRLAELSHMNAHQEAYLTSILQAVVEGIVTVNAEGVIEAANQAMKEMLRVSSEQLNGAHFSQWLKNDAQLLELLQRGQEGDADTRDGIHRLEVELVRSSGESFPAQLSFRQVDMGGATRWVGSVADISDRKRAEAMKKEFVAVVSHELRTPLTSIKGALGLLSATVGAGLNEPAAKLLSIASNNSERLLVLVNDILDIEKLEAGHVDMALEETELLVELEQAMNMNGPYAKARNVTMQLEHGAGDVIVGVDKRRFQQVMSNLISNAVKFSPAQGRVTIRSRLSGGGEVFIDVVDEGVGISEIDQARIFDKFFQAPPTGRQAVAGTGLGLSIVRALIEQMGGGVSVKSQLHKGSCFTLRLPARCREIRA, encoded by the coding sequence ATGCAGGAACCCATCATCCCAGAGAATGAAACGCAACGGCTTGCCTGTTTGCACTCACTGTGCATTCTGGATACGGAGCCGGAGCAGCGTTTTGACCGCATCACCAGGTTGGCGGCCTCGCTGTTTAATGTGCCCATTGCGCTGGTGTCTCTGGTCGACGCCGAACGTCAGTGGTTCAAATCGAAGGTAGGGCTCAGCGCGGCGGAAACCGGTCGCAACATATCATTTTGCGGGCACGCCATCCTGCAACGGGAAGTGCTGTATGTGCCCAATGCCTTGAAAGATCCCCGCTTTAGCGACAACCCCCTGGTCAGCGGACCGCCTTATATTCGCTTTTACGCCGGCGCCCCGCTAAGCCTGGATGATACGCACCGTATCGGCACGCTTTGTCTGATTGATGTGCGTCCCCGTCGTTTCAGTCCGGAACAATTGCAACGCTTGCAGGATTTGGCCGGTTGGGTGGAAAGAGAGCTGCATATGCTGCGTCTGGCGGAACTTTCGCACATGAATGCCCATCAGGAGGCGTACCTCACTTCCATTCTGCAGGCTGTTGTAGAGGGCATCGTGACGGTGAATGCGGAAGGCGTCATTGAAGCTGCCAACCAGGCGATGAAGGAGATGTTGCGGGTTTCCAGCGAGCAGTTGAATGGCGCTCATTTTTCCCAATGGTTGAAGAACGACGCGCAGCTGCTGGAGCTATTGCAACGTGGGCAGGAAGGCGATGCTGACACTCGGGATGGCATCCATCGTCTGGAGGTGGAACTGGTCAGAAGCAGCGGTGAGTCGTTTCCCGCGCAGCTCAGTTTCCGGCAGGTAGACATGGGCGGGGCGACCAGATGGGTCGGCAGCGTGGCGGATATTTCCGACCGCAAACGCGCGGAGGCGATGAAGAAAGAGTTTGTGGCGGTGGTCAGTCATGAGTTGCGTACGCCGCTGACATCCATAAAAGGCGCTTTGGGCCTGCTTTCAGCTACCGTGGGAGCGGGGCTGAACGAGCCGGCGGCGAAGCTGCTGTCGATCGCTTCCAACAACAGCGAGCGTCTGCTGGTGTTGGTCAACGACATCCTCGATATCGAAAAGCTGGAAGCGGGCCACGTGGATATGGCGTTGGAGGAAACGGAGCTGCTGGTTGAGCTGGAGCAGGCGATGAACATGAACGGGCCCTATGCAAAAGCCCGAAATGTGACGATGCAGCTTGAGCATGGCGCCGGGGACGTTATTGTTGGGGTGGATAAACGCCGCTTCCAGCAGGTAATGAGCAATCTGATTTCCAATGCGGTCAAGTTTTCCCCTGCACAGGGGCGTGTCACGATTCGCAGCCGATTATCCGGCGGCGGCGAGGTGTTTATTGATGTCGTGGATGAAGGCGTGGGGATCAGTGAAATAGATCAGGCGCGCATCTTCGATAAGTTTTTCCAGGCGCCGCCCACCGGTCGCCAGGCCGTGGCGGGTACAGGGCTGGGGCTGAGTATTGTGCGGGCGTTGATAGAGCAGATGGGCGGCGGGGTCAGCGTCAAATCACAGCTGCACAAAGGCAGCTGCTTTACACTGCGTTTACCCGCCCGTTGTCGGGAAATCCGCGCTTGA
- a CDS encoding cytochrome c-type biogenesis protein encodes MIAQRLLISLAALWMSAVAWAIDDYQFSSEEGRERYQTLTYELRCPLCQNQNISDSTAPIAKDLRREVHRMIEEGKSDDDIVDFMVDRYGDFVLYRPRLNAQTAALWLGPVTVVTLGLSILLYVARRRRRSLGESTELSDEEQARLRALLQQTSSEESEQK; translated from the coding sequence ATGATCGCGCAAAGATTACTGATATCCCTGGCTGCGCTGTGGATGTCCGCTGTCGCCTGGGCGATTGATGACTACCAGTTCAGTAGCGAAGAAGGCCGCGAGCGCTATCAGACACTGACTTACGAGCTGCGTTGTCCTTTGTGTCAAAATCAGAATATCTCTGACTCCACTGCGCCCATCGCCAAAGATTTGCGTCGTGAAGTACATCGAATGATTGAAGAAGGGAAGAGCGACGACGACATTGTTGACTTCATGGTGGACCGCTATGGCGATTTCGTGTTGTATCGGCCGCGGCTGAACGCGCAAACCGCCGCTTTGTGGTTGGGGCCCGTGACAGTGGTGACCCTGGGTTTGTCCATTTTGCTGTATGTCGCTCGCCGCAGACGTCGCTCTCTGGGAGAGTCCACCGAGTTGAGCGACGAAGAACAGGCGCGTTTGCGCGCCTTGTTGCAGCAAACCTCTTCCGAAGAATCTGAGCAGAAATAA
- a CDS encoding DsbE family thiol:disulfide interchange protein, which yields MKRLFLFVPLLAFVAVVILFNQNMDNDPSKLELARKDQPVPAFKLGELYNPDRELTPADLKGEPMLLNVWATWCPSCRVEHPYLLKLAKEYNVPIIGLNYKDDRDAAKKWLEALEDPYRFVIFDQEGRLGLDLGVYGAPETYVIDAAGVIRYRHVGVVNEKVWRETLAPMLRNLKMANANGVEEPGS from the coding sequence ATGAAGCGGTTATTCTTATTTGTTCCCCTGCTGGCGTTTGTTGCGGTAGTCATTCTGTTCAATCAGAACATGGACAACGATCCCTCCAAGCTGGAGTTGGCGCGCAAGGATCAGCCTGTGCCCGCGTTTAAGCTGGGCGAACTGTACAACCCTGATCGGGAATTGACGCCAGCGGACCTGAAGGGCGAACCCATGCTGCTCAATGTCTGGGCGACCTGGTGTCCTTCCTGCCGGGTGGAGCACCCCTACTTGCTTAAACTCGCTAAGGAATACAACGTTCCGATAATCGGTCTGAACTATAAAGACGATCGCGACGCGGCTAAGAAGTGGCTTGAGGCGCTGGAAGACCCCTATCGCTTTGTGATTTTCGACCAGGAAGGGCGTTTGGGGCTGGATCTGGGCGTGTATGGCGCGCCTGAGACATATGTGATCGACGCCGCCGGCGTGATTCGTTATCGCCATGTGGGCGTGGTGAATGAAAAAGTCTGGCGGGAGACCCTGGCGCCGATGCTGCGTAATTTGAAGATGGCGAACGCCAATGGGGTTGAGGAGCCTGGCTCATGA
- the mtnA gene encoding S-methyl-5-thioribose-1-phosphate isomerase: MSQSSVSAIRWANNQLILLDQRKLPLQESYVHCATHVEVADAIRQMVVRGAPAIGIAAAYGVALAAAEFSSDRDRMHRALETLADSRPTAVNLFWALRRMRDLIDGCSDADLFPLLVDEATRIHEEDLQANLTMGELGADLIAESGRGALLTHCNTGSLATGGYGTALGVIRSAYRRDLVTEVFADETRPWLQGARLTAWELCQDDIPVKLIADSAAAHVMKTCAVKWVIVGADRITAHGDVANKIGTYGLAVLARHHGVKFMVAAPSSTIDFELFSGADIPIEERTSDELKFVQGTPLAPEKANAFNPVFDVTPAELIDAIVTERGVVLRPNAEKMRKLQ, encoded by the coding sequence ATGTCGCAATCTTCCGTTTCCGCCATTCGCTGGGCGAACAATCAACTTATTCTGCTAGATCAACGCAAACTGCCGCTGCAGGAATCCTATGTTCACTGCGCCACTCACGTTGAAGTGGCTGACGCCATCCGTCAGATGGTGGTGCGCGGCGCGCCGGCAATCGGTATCGCGGCGGCTTATGGCGTGGCGTTGGCGGCGGCGGAGTTCAGCTCTGACCGGGATCGCATGCATCGCGCTCTGGAAACGCTGGCGGATTCACGACCGACGGCGGTTAATTTGTTCTGGGCCCTGCGTCGCATGCGGGATCTGATTGACGGCTGCTCCGACGCGGACCTGTTTCCACTGTTGGTGGACGAGGCGACGCGTATCCATGAAGAAGACTTGCAAGCCAACCTGACCATGGGCGAGTTGGGCGCCGATCTGATCGCAGAAAGCGGTCGCGGCGCGTTGCTGACGCATTGCAATACCGGCAGTCTGGCCACTGGCGGCTATGGCACCGCACTGGGCGTGATTCGATCAGCGTACCGTCGCGATCTGGTGACGGAAGTGTTTGCGGATGAGACCCGTCCCTGGCTGCAAGGCGCCAGACTGACCGCCTGGGAGTTATGCCAGGACGATATCCCCGTCAAACTGATCGCGGATTCCGCTGCGGCGCATGTCATGAAAACCTGCGCGGTGAAATGGGTGATCGTCGGCGCTGACCGCATTACTGCTCACGGCGACGTCGCCAACAAGATCGGCACATACGGTTTGGCGGTTCTGGCGCGTCATCACGGCGTCAAGTTCATGGTGGCGGCGCCGTCCAGCACTATTGACTTCGAACTGTTCAGTGGCGCGGATATTCCTATTGAAGAGCGCACTTCCGATGAACTGAAGTTCGTGCAGGGAACGCCGTTGGCGCCGGAAAAAGCCAACGCCTTCAACCCTGTTTTCGACGTAACGCCGGCGGAACTGATTGACGCCATCGTCACCGAGCGCGGCGTGGTATTACGCCCGAATGCGGAAAAAATGCGCAAACTGCAATAA
- a CDS encoding DUF1499 domain-containing protein, producing the protein MSNTAKWTIFVIAAGLSACGSKPPAGLGAHDGRLTPCPESPNCVSSFSDPSDAEHFITPLYNDKAAQMWDQLPTVLENVGNIRITQQKPNYIRAEATSFVFRFVDDVEFLLDRQAGVIHLRSASRLGYRDFGVNRERMEEIKAALLSE; encoded by the coding sequence ATGAGCAACACAGCAAAATGGACAATCTTTGTTATCGCCGCAGGCCTCAGCGCCTGCGGCAGCAAGCCTCCTGCGGGGTTGGGAGCCCATGACGGACGTCTGACACCCTGCCCGGAAAGCCCCAATTGCGTCAGCAGCTTCAGCGATCCCAGCGACGCGGAGCATTTCATTACACCTCTTTACAACGACAAGGCCGCGCAGATGTGGGATCAATTGCCCACTGTTTTGGAGAACGTCGGCAATATCCGCATCACCCAACAAAAGCCCAATTACATCCGCGCGGAAGCCACATCATTCGTCTTCCGCTTTGTGGACGATGTAGAGTTTCTATTGGATCGGCAAGCCGGAGTGATACATCTGCGCTCGGCGTCCCGGCTGGGTTATCGGGATTTCGGCGTCAATCGGGAGCGGATGGAGGAAATCAAGGCGGCGCTGCTGAGCGAGTAG
- a CDS encoding YciK family oxidoreductase, whose translation MYSYQAPADLLHDRVILITGAGAGIGRAAAKTFARHGATIILSGRTTKKLEDVYDEIEAEGGPKPAIFPVNLEGAVAKDYDDLANTIREEFGRLDGLLHNAAILGHRTPLEHYDPDSWARVMQVNAMAPFLLTRSLMPVIRESEDASIIFTSSSVGRKGKAYWGAYAVSKFAVEGMMQVLADELDDDDKRIRVNSVNPGATRTAMRALAYPAEDATKNPTPEEIMNVYLYLMGKDSIGVTGQAFNAQGD comes from the coding sequence ATGTATTCCTACCAAGCCCCCGCCGACCTTCTGCACGACCGCGTCATCCTGATCACAGGCGCGGGCGCGGGAATTGGCCGCGCGGCGGCGAAGACCTTCGCCCGACATGGCGCCACTATTATTCTCAGCGGCCGCACCACCAAAAAGCTGGAAGACGTCTACGATGAAATCGAAGCGGAAGGCGGCCCCAAACCAGCGATTTTTCCAGTCAATCTGGAAGGCGCTGTGGCGAAGGATTATGACGATCTGGCCAACACTATCCGTGAAGAGTTTGGCCGACTCGACGGGCTGCTGCATAACGCCGCCATTCTCGGCCATCGCACCCCGCTGGAGCATTACGACCCGGACAGCTGGGCTCGCGTAATGCAAGTAAACGCCATGGCGCCCTTTCTGTTGACCCGGTCACTCATGCCCGTGATTCGTGAATCCGAAGACGCCTCGATCATTTTCACTTCCTCCAGCGTCGGTCGCAAAGGCAAAGCCTACTGGGGCGCTTATGCGGTCTCTAAATTCGCCGTTGAAGGCATGATGCAGGTGCTGGCGGACGAACTGGACGACGATGACAAGCGCATTCGCGTCAACAGCGTCAACCCCGGCGCCACCCGCACCGCCATGCGCGCGCTGGCCTATCCGGCGGAAGACGCTACGAAAAACCCAACGCCTGAAGAGATCATGAACGTCTATCTTTATCTGATGGGTAAAGACAGCATTGGCGTTACTGGTCAGGCATTCAACGCACAAGGCGACTGA
- the ubiG gene encoding bifunctional 2-polyprenyl-6-hydroxyphenol methylase/3-demethylubiquinol 3-O-methyltransferase UbiG encodes MTPVENVDLSEVKKFEDLAHRWWDAESEFKPLHEINPLRLDFIDERAALPGKRVLDVGCGGGILSESMARRGAHVVGIDMGEAPLSVARLHGLESGVSVDYRRTTIEELAEAEAESFDVVTCMEMLEHVPDPASVIAACARVAKPGADLFFSTINRNPKSFLFAIVGAEYVLKMLPRGTHEWKKFIKPSELAAWLRRTDLDLCEMRGMTYNPLLKEYKLGDDVDVNYLMHAVKPLKDA; translated from the coding sequence ATGACTCCCGTTGAGAACGTCGATCTGAGTGAAGTGAAAAAGTTTGAGGATCTCGCCCATCGCTGGTGGGATGCGGAAAGCGAATTCAAACCCCTGCATGAGATCAACCCGCTGCGACTCGACTTTATTGACGAGCGCGCCGCCCTTCCCGGTAAAAGAGTGTTGGACGTAGGCTGCGGCGGCGGCATTCTCAGTGAGAGCATGGCGCGTCGCGGCGCACATGTGGTCGGCATCGATATGGGCGAAGCGCCGTTGTCCGTAGCGCGTCTGCACGGACTGGAGTCTGGCGTCAGCGTGGATTATCGCCGCACCACTATTGAGGAGCTGGCGGAAGCCGAAGCGGAGTCTTTCGATGTGGTGACCTGCATGGAAATGCTGGAGCACGTTCCCGACCCGGCGTCAGTCATCGCCGCCTGCGCTCGCGTCGCCAAACCCGGCGCCGACCTGTTTTTCTCCACGATTAACCGCAACCCCAAGTCCTTTCTGTTCGCTATTGTCGGCGCGGAGTACGTACTGAAAATGCTGCCGCGTGGCACCCATGAGTGGAAGAAATTCATCAAGCCCAGCGAGTTGGCGGCCTGGCTGCGTCGCACCGATCTCGACCTGTGCGAAATGCGGGGCATGACTTACAACCCGCTGCTCAAAGAATACAAGCTGGGCGACGACGTAGACGTCAACTATCTCATGCACGCGGTCAAACCGCTCAAGGACGCCTGA
- a CDS encoding TRZ/ATZ family hydrolase, which yields MAQESVDLLINARWVIPVRPAGVVLENASVAVSEGKIVGVCDAAEATARFAAKETVDLPNHVVAPGLINTHGHLAMSLFRGMADDLPLMEWLSHHIWPAEGKWVSDQFVRDGSKLAMAEMLLGGTTTFSDMYFYPDAVAEEATRLGMRCQIVFPVIDFPVPGAATAEESIHKGLALHDEYKHSDLVRIGFGPHAPYTVSDDKFEQVVTLANQLDMPVQVHLHETAGEVEEGLEKTGKRPTERLYELGLLTPNTQCVHMTQINDRDLEILLETGAHVVHCPESNLKLASGFCPLDRLLKAGVNVALGTDGAASNNDLDMLGELQTAAMLAKAVAQDAAAVSAFQALEIATINGAKALGMESVTGSLEAGKWADIMAVDLSGIEVQPVYHVASHLAYSTKSSQVSHVWTSGVAQVKEQKLLNMDVRELRAKVDAWRERIANTAEAN from the coding sequence GTGGCTCAAGAAAGCGTTGATTTATTGATAAATGCGCGTTGGGTTATCCCCGTCAGACCAGCGGGAGTCGTTCTTGAAAACGCCTCCGTCGCCGTATCCGAAGGCAAAATTGTGGGCGTTTGCGACGCCGCCGAGGCGACAGCGCGTTTCGCCGCCAAAGAAACAGTCGACCTGCCCAACCACGTCGTGGCGCCTGGCCTGATCAACACTCACGGCCACTTGGCCATGTCCCTGTTCCGCGGTATGGCGGACGACCTGCCTTTAATGGAGTGGCTGAGCCACCACATCTGGCCGGCGGAAGGCAAATGGGTCAGCGACCAATTCGTCCGCGACGGCTCCAAACTGGCCATGGCGGAAATGCTGCTGGGCGGCACCACCACTTTCAGCGATATGTATTTCTATCCGGATGCCGTGGCCGAAGAAGCAACTCGACTCGGCATGCGCTGCCAGATCGTGTTCCCGGTCATTGACTTCCCGGTTCCCGGCGCGGCGACGGCGGAAGAATCCATCCATAAAGGCCTGGCCCTGCACGACGAATACAAGCACAGCGATCTGGTGCGCATCGGCTTCGGCCCCCATGCCCCCTACACCGTCTCCGACGACAAGTTCGAGCAAGTCGTGACGCTGGCTAACCAACTGGATATGCCAGTACAGGTGCACCTCCACGAAACCGCTGGCGAAGTAGAGGAAGGCCTGGAGAAAACAGGTAAGCGCCCGACCGAACGTTTATACGAACTGGGTCTGCTGACGCCGAACACGCAATGCGTGCACATGACCCAGATTAACGATCGCGACCTGGAAATTCTGTTGGAAACCGGAGCCCATGTGGTTCACTGCCCGGAGTCCAACCTGAAGCTGGCCAGTGGTTTCTGTCCTCTGGACCGTCTGCTGAAAGCCGGCGTGAATGTGGCTCTCGGCACCGACGGCGCCGCCAGCAACAACGATCTGGACATGCTGGGCGAACTGCAAACCGCCGCGATGCTGGCGAAAGCCGTGGCGCAGGACGCCGCCGCCGTCAGCGCATTCCAGGCGCTGGAAATCGCCACCATCAACGGAGCCAAGGCGCTGGGCATGGAATCCGTCACGGGATCACTGGAAGCTGGCAAGTGGGCGGACATCATGGCGGTAGACCTGAGCGGCATCGAAGTGCAGCCGGTTTATCACGTCGCCTCGCATTTGGCGTATTCCACCAAATCCAGCCAGGTCAGCCATGTCTGGACCTCCGGCGTAGCGCAGGTGAAAGAGCAGAAGCTGCTCAACATGGATGTCCGCGAGCTACGAGCAAAAGTAGACGCCTGGCGCGAGAGAATCGCCAATACTGCCGAAGCCAATTAA